From a region of the Propionispora vibrioides genome:
- a CDS encoding glycoside hydrolase family 1 protein, producing MRFPHDFFFGAASAAYQVEGAWNEDGKGVSNWDVFSKIPGKTFEGTNGDIAVDHYHRYKEDIRLMAEMGLESYRFSVAWTRIIPDGDGEINPQGLAFYNALIDECLHYGIVPFVTLYHWDLPQVLEEAGGWTNKRTVDAFSKYATTCFKAFGDRVKHWITFNETIVFCSLGYLDGAHPPGISHNPRLYFQATHNVFVAHARAVEEYKKLRQYGEIGITHVFSPAFPADGQADNAQAADHANQYSLAWFYDPILKGAYPDYVVGQLKERGWTPDWTAEELTVLKWAAPKNDFIGLNYYQPQRVIKHNPTAEDKPAAQQVIAGAPGKVSFDGVYKTVSLEDKKYTKWGWEISPEGLLEGLRMLRGAYGDIKLYITENGLGDQDPVENGQILDADRVEYIREHLKAVKQGLREGLHIKGYYAWSVIDLLSWLNGFKKQYGFIYVDQQNNLTRKRKLSFGWYKQVIANRGGEL from the coding sequence ATGCGGTTTCCCCATGATTTCTTTTTTGGTGCGGCATCGGCCGCTTATCAGGTGGAAGGAGCCTGGAATGAAGACGGTAAAGGCGTATCCAACTGGGATGTTTTCTCTAAAATTCCCGGCAAAACTTTTGAAGGCACCAATGGCGACATTGCCGTTGATCATTATCACCGGTATAAGGAAGATATCCGGCTCATGGCTGAAATGGGACTGGAATCCTATCGGTTCTCCGTTGCCTGGACGCGGATCATTCCTGACGGTGACGGCGAAATCAACCCTCAGGGGCTGGCCTTTTATAATGCTTTAATTGATGAATGCCTGCACTACGGCATTGTTCCCTTTGTGACACTGTATCACTGGGATTTGCCGCAAGTTCTGGAGGAAGCAGGCGGCTGGACCAATAAAAGAACGGTCGATGCCTTTAGCAAGTACGCGACGACCTGCTTTAAGGCTTTTGGCGACCGGGTAAAGCACTGGATAACCTTTAACGAGACCATTGTTTTCTGCTCGCTGGGCTATTTGGACGGTGCCCATCCGCCGGGAATCAGCCATAATCCCCGGCTGTACTTTCAGGCAACCCATAACGTTTTTGTGGCCCATGCCCGGGCGGTAGAAGAGTATAAGAAGCTCAGACAGTACGGCGAAATTGGCATTACCCATGTGTTTTCGCCCGCTTTTCCGGCGGACGGCCAAGCGGATAATGCCCAGGCGGCCGATCACGCCAATCAGTATTCACTAGCCTGGTTTTATGACCCGATTCTTAAAGGTGCCTATCCGGACTATGTTGTCGGCCAGTTAAAAGAGCGGGGCTGGACACCGGACTGGACGGCCGAAGAACTGACCGTTTTAAAATGGGCGGCTCCTAAAAATGATTTTATCGGTCTTAACTATTATCAGCCGCAAAGAGTTATTAAGCATAACCCTACAGCAGAAGACAAACCAGCAGCTCAGCAAGTTATTGCCGGAGCGCCGGGGAAAGTATCTTTTGACGGAGTATATAAAACAGTCAGCCTGGAAGATAAAAAGTACACGAAATGGGGGTGGGAAATATCGCCGGAGGGACTGTTAGAAGGCCTTAGAATGCTGCGCGGTGCTTATGGCGATATAAAGCTATACATCACGGAAAACGGGCTGGGTGACCAGGATCCGGTTGAGAATGGACAAATTCTTGATGCAGACCGGGTGGAGTATATCCGGGAGCATCTAAAAGCGGTGAAACAGGGCTTGCGGGAGGGGCTTCATATTAAAGGCTATTATGCCTGGTCAGTCATTGATCTCTTAAGCTGGCTCAATGGTTTTAAAAAGCAATATGGGTTTATTTATGTTGACCAACAGAACAATTTGACCAGAAAAAGGAAATTGTCTTTTGGTTGGTATAAACAGGTGATCGCCAACAGGGGAGGTGAGCTATGA
- a CDS encoding PTS sugar transporter subunit IIC, translated as MESFVEKFERMTPVILKFANAKAVVAMKDGLMTIIPLTLIGSVFLLLAFIPLPGWNDWMTGLFGANWQEPLFQVVGATFDILALVGIFGIAYNYAKNEECEPVSAGILALVSFLIVTASSVTAKSGEVVGGVIPKVWTGGKGMIAAILIGLAVAYIYTWFIKRRITIKLPEGVPQGVANAFSALIPGAVVITLSFLVYILFKSVAGKTFIEVIYQILQTPLQGLTGSLFGAIVIPFFISFFWWFGIHGPAVVMNGVMSPIVLANSLANQDIVNAGGKLIAGQNAHIVTQQFVDQFITFGGSGMTLGLVLAMIFLAKSKQMKQLGKLSIIPGIFNINEPVIFGFPIVFNPLMLIPFILVPTLSGIITYFAIASGFIAPFTAVQVPWTTPPIISGFIIGGWQAALLQALLICMAAVVYLPFLKVQDKQHVQEEQQEEQATKAGAGISL; from the coding sequence ATGGAGAGTTTTGTGGAAAAGTTTGAAAGAATGACCCCGGTAATTTTAAAATTTGCTAATGCCAAAGCGGTGGTTGCCATGAAAGACGGGTTGATGACCATTATCCCGCTAACCCTGATTGGTTCGGTGTTTTTGCTGCTGGCTTTCATCCCGCTGCCTGGCTGGAATGACTGGATGACCGGCCTGTTCGGCGCAAACTGGCAGGAGCCATTATTTCAGGTAGTTGGCGCAACCTTTGATATCCTTGCTTTGGTGGGCATTTTCGGCATTGCCTATAACTATGCTAAAAACGAGGAGTGTGAACCTGTTTCAGCGGGGATACTGGCCCTGGTGTCTTTCCTGATTGTTACGGCCTCATCAGTTACCGCCAAGAGCGGTGAAGTGGTTGGCGGTGTCATCCCCAAAGTCTGGACCGGTGGCAAAGGGATGATTGCGGCGATTCTGATTGGCTTGGCCGTTGCTTATATATATACCTGGTTTATCAAACGGCGGATTACAATCAAATTGCCGGAAGGCGTTCCCCAGGGGGTAGCCAATGCGTTTTCGGCATTGATTCCGGGAGCAGTTGTTATTACTTTGTCCTTTTTGGTCTATATTCTCTTTAAGAGTGTGGCTGGCAAGACGTTTATTGAAGTAATTTACCAGATTCTGCAAACACCGCTGCAAGGGTTAACCGGTTCGTTGTTTGGGGCGATTGTCATACCGTTTTTTATTTCTTTCTTCTGGTGGTTTGGCATTCATGGACCGGCAGTGGTTATGAATGGGGTTATGTCACCTATCGTGCTGGCCAATTCACTGGCCAATCAGGATATCGTCAATGCCGGCGGCAAGCTGATTGCCGGACAAAATGCTCACATTGTAACGCAGCAGTTTGTCGACCAGTTCATTACTTTTGGCGGTTCCGGTATGACGCTGGGATTGGTCTTGGCTATGATTTTTCTGGCGAAGTCGAAACAAATGAAACAGTTGGGAAAACTGTCCATTATTCCGGGGATTTTTAATATAAATGAACCGGTGATTTTCGGTTTCCCCATTGTATTCAATCCGTTGATGCTGATACCATTCATTCTGGTGCCCACGTTGTCCGGAATTATTACCTACTTTGCCATTGCTTCGGGTTTTATCGCGCCCTTTACTGCAGTACAGGTTCCCTGGACTACACCGCCGATCATTTCGGGCTTTATTATTGGCGGCTGGCAGGCCGCGCTGCTGCAGGCCCTGCTGATTTGTATGGCAGCCGTTGTTTATCTGCCGTTTTTAAAGGTGCAGGACAAGCAGCACGTACAGGAAGAGCAGCAGGAAGAACAGGCAACAAAAGCCGGGGCGGGAATTAGTTTATAA